The following are encoded together in the Lathyrus oleraceus cultivar Zhongwan6 chromosome 3, CAAS_Psat_ZW6_1.0, whole genome shotgun sequence genome:
- the LOC127131341 gene encoding uncharacterized protein LOC127131341: protein MEKFINTQAQQNKEFANQNAHTSELMKQLSNKFDVMATHNKMLETQISQVAQQQATIASPTRAFPGQSQPNPKGHANTITLRSGTELDEPVDPRIQNSAMYQNSGKGSKKVNEPTNDGKKDENKEAKDKEPPYVPPPPYKPPVPYSQRLVNSKNERQFKKFVELLKQLNITIPFT, encoded by the coding sequence ATGGAAAAGTTTATAAATACCCAAGCTCAACAAAATAAAGAATTTGCAAATCAAAACGCTCATACGAGTGAACTGATGAAACAATTATCAAATAAGTTTGATGTtatggctacccataacaaaatgttagaaacccAGATCTCCcaagtagcccaacaacaagcCACAATAGCATCCCCAACTAGAGCATTTCCTGGTCAATCTCAACCAAACCCAAAAGGCCATGCTAACACTATCACACTTCGGAGTGGGACAGAACTAGATGAACCAGTTGATCCAAGAATTCAAAATTCGGCCATGTATCAAAATTCTGGTAAAGGATCCAAAAAAGTAAACGAACCAACCAATGATGGAAAGAAAGACGAAAACAAAGAGGCAAAAGATAAAGAACCACCTTATGTTCCTCCGCCACCATACAAACCACCTGTACCTTATTCCCAAAGGCTTGTTAATTCCAAAAATGAAAGACAGTTCAAGAAATTCGTggaacttctgaagcaactaaaCATAACCATACCATTCACATAA